A single genomic interval of Sphaerodactylus townsendi isolate TG3544 linkage group LG08, MPM_Stown_v2.3, whole genome shotgun sequence harbors:
- the SENP2 gene encoding sentrin-specific protease 2 isoform X1, with product MFKWLPEGLRSWWSPSSSCRREVEPQSRKRRYPSTQLNKEDPDQEQTKRQKLGIVCAITQGIASLLRLPSQLTAMHFRTGNQRVETANEVVLNASDALNAEPLEPPSGMQRVESDKKVVYGAWRNSNEDMAPNGSRITPFLRNDYGTRKNSKTNNNTSPEALPSWGIAVHRCLSDSPPITAGRLLKKPHYTVEEGVQRNEREKYKQLLEQEKEKSPKNVSSPSVTKHSKSVQRRAGGLLMSSHCVEVDVPPVVTPRNGIRSFNSMCSAEDVSSPVMVAKRSAELEKLVAQKKEYAKHPSESDLSEEILLRLNLHHESSSCMRSTPVDVEEQKYLSRDKTTPCLPTLSEDMEKEIENVLSHGSEDEVLSRAFKLKITRGDIQTLRNQRWLNDVIINFYMTLLADRNKRPGLPVLYAFSTFFYPKLCSEGYNAVRKWTKELDLFQYDMILVPIHIQIHWGLVVIDMRRKTIKYFDSMGHNGYRICKNLLQYLQEESKAKRNLEINVSSWTLHSMKPHEIPQQLNGSDCGIFVCKYADFISRDKPITFTQHHMPYFRRRMVWEILHQQLL from the exons GAATTGTCTGTGCAATAACGCAAGGGATTGCCAGTCTACTTAGGCTACCATCCCAGTTGACGGCTATGCATTTTCGGACTGGGAATCAGCGTGTGGAAACTGCAAATGAG GTGGTTCTAAATGCTTCTGATGCTTTGAACGCTGAGCCACTTGAacctccctctgggatgcaaaggGTTGAATCGG atAAAAAAGTTGTTTATGGTGCCTGGCGGAATTCAAATGAAGATATGGCTCCTAATGgtagcagaattacaccctttctAAG GAATGATTACGGTACCAGAAAGAATAGCAAGACAAATAATAATACTTCTCCAGAGGCCTTGCCATCCTGGGGAATTGCAGTTCACAGATGTTTGTCAGATTCTCCTCCTATAACTGCAGGAAGGCTTTTAAAGAAACCTCACTATACAGTGGAAGAG GGAGTTCAAagaaatgagagagaaaaatataaacAGCTActtgaacaagaaaaagaaaagagcccTAAAAATGTCTCCAGTCCCAGTGTTACAAAGCACTCAAA AAGCGTCCAACGACGTGCAGGTGGGTTGTTAATGTCTAGTCACTGTGTCGAAGTGGATGTCCCTCCAGTTGTGACACCAAGAAATG GTATCAGAAGCTTTAATTCCATGTGCTCTGCTGAAGATGTAAGCAG CCCGGTAATGGTAGCCAAAAGATCTGCAGAACTTGAAAAGCTTGTAGCACAGAAAAAAGAG tATGCAAAGCATCCCTCAGAGAGTGACCTATCAGAGGAAATATTGCTTAGGTTAAACCTGCATCATGAAAGTTCTTCATGTATGAGAAGCACTCCAGTTGACGTGGAAGAACAGAAGTATCTGAGTAGGGACAAGACTACGCCGTGCCTTCCTACCCTTTCAGAG GATATggagaaagaaatagaaaacGTGCTGAGCCATGGATCAGAGGATGAGGTTTTGAGTAGAGCCTTCAAGCTGAAGATCACACGTGGAGATATTCAGACACTAAGAAATCAGCGCTGGCTTAATGATGTG ATCATTAACTTCTACATGACTCTTCTGGCAGACCGAAATAAAAGGCCAGGACTTCCAGTCCTTTACGCTTTCAGTACTTTCTTCTATCCCAAACTATGTTCTGAGGGCTATAATGCAGTCAGAAAATGGACAAAAGAATTAGACTTGTTTCAGTATGATATGATCTTGGTACCCATTCATATCCAGATACACTGGGGATTAGTG GTTATAGACATGAGGCGAAAGACAATCAAATATTTTGACTCAATGGGACACAATGGCTATAGGATCTGTAAGAATTTGCT ACAGTATCTGCAAGAGGAAAGCAAAGCTAAGAGAAACCTGGAAATCAATGTTTCATCATGGACGCTTCACAGTATGAAACCACAT GAAATTCCTCAGCAGCTGAATGGCAGTGACTGTGGAATATTTGTTTGTAAATATGCAGACTTTATCTCCAGAGATAAGCCCATTACATTTACTCAG CATCACATGCCTTATTTCCGCAGAAGAATGGTATGGGAGATACTTCATCAGCAGCTGCTATGA
- the SENP2 gene encoding sentrin-specific protease 2 isoform X2 has translation MFKWLPEGLRSWWSPSSSCRREVEPQSRKRRYPSTQLNKEDPDQEQTKRQKLGIVCAITQGIASLLRLPSQLTAMHFRTGNQRVETANEVVLNASDALNAEPLEPPSGMQRVESDKKVVYGAWRNSNEDMAPNGSRITPFLRNDYGTRKNSKTNNNTSPEALPSWGIAVHRCLSDSPPITAGRLLKKPHYTVEEGVQRNEREKYKQLLEQEKEKSPKNVSSPSVTKHSNVQRRAGGLLMSSHCVEVDVPPVVTPRNGIRSFNSMCSAEDVSSPVMVAKRSAELEKLVAQKKEYAKHPSESDLSEEILLRLNLHHESSSCMRSTPVDVEEQKYLSRDKTTPCLPTLSEDMEKEIENVLSHGSEDEVLSRAFKLKITRGDIQTLRNQRWLNDVIINFYMTLLADRNKRPGLPVLYAFSTFFYPKLCSEGYNAVRKWTKELDLFQYDMILVPIHIQIHWGLVVIDMRRKTIKYFDSMGHNGYRICKNLLQYLQEESKAKRNLEINVSSWTLHSMKPHEIPQQLNGSDCGIFVCKYADFISRDKPITFTQHHMPYFRRRMVWEILHQQLL, from the exons GAATTGTCTGTGCAATAACGCAAGGGATTGCCAGTCTACTTAGGCTACCATCCCAGTTGACGGCTATGCATTTTCGGACTGGGAATCAGCGTGTGGAAACTGCAAATGAG GTGGTTCTAAATGCTTCTGATGCTTTGAACGCTGAGCCACTTGAacctccctctgggatgcaaaggGTTGAATCGG atAAAAAAGTTGTTTATGGTGCCTGGCGGAATTCAAATGAAGATATGGCTCCTAATGgtagcagaattacaccctttctAAG GAATGATTACGGTACCAGAAAGAATAGCAAGACAAATAATAATACTTCTCCAGAGGCCTTGCCATCCTGGGGAATTGCAGTTCACAGATGTTTGTCAGATTCTCCTCCTATAACTGCAGGAAGGCTTTTAAAGAAACCTCACTATACAGTGGAAGAG GGAGTTCAAagaaatgagagagaaaaatataaacAGCTActtgaacaagaaaaagaaaagagcccTAAAAATGTCTCCAGTCCCAGTGTTACAAAGCACTCAAA CGTCCAACGACGTGCAGGTGGGTTGTTAATGTCTAGTCACTGTGTCGAAGTGGATGTCCCTCCAGTTGTGACACCAAGAAATG GTATCAGAAGCTTTAATTCCATGTGCTCTGCTGAAGATGTAAGCAG CCCGGTAATGGTAGCCAAAAGATCTGCAGAACTTGAAAAGCTTGTAGCACAGAAAAAAGAG tATGCAAAGCATCCCTCAGAGAGTGACCTATCAGAGGAAATATTGCTTAGGTTAAACCTGCATCATGAAAGTTCTTCATGTATGAGAAGCACTCCAGTTGACGTGGAAGAACAGAAGTATCTGAGTAGGGACAAGACTACGCCGTGCCTTCCTACCCTTTCAGAG GATATggagaaagaaatagaaaacGTGCTGAGCCATGGATCAGAGGATGAGGTTTTGAGTAGAGCCTTCAAGCTGAAGATCACACGTGGAGATATTCAGACACTAAGAAATCAGCGCTGGCTTAATGATGTG ATCATTAACTTCTACATGACTCTTCTGGCAGACCGAAATAAAAGGCCAGGACTTCCAGTCCTTTACGCTTTCAGTACTTTCTTCTATCCCAAACTATGTTCTGAGGGCTATAATGCAGTCAGAAAATGGACAAAAGAATTAGACTTGTTTCAGTATGATATGATCTTGGTACCCATTCATATCCAGATACACTGGGGATTAGTG GTTATAGACATGAGGCGAAAGACAATCAAATATTTTGACTCAATGGGACACAATGGCTATAGGATCTGTAAGAATTTGCT ACAGTATCTGCAAGAGGAAAGCAAAGCTAAGAGAAACCTGGAAATCAATGTTTCATCATGGACGCTTCACAGTATGAAACCACAT GAAATTCCTCAGCAGCTGAATGGCAGTGACTGTGGAATATTTGTTTGTAAATATGCAGACTTTATCTCCAGAGATAAGCCCATTACATTTACTCAG CATCACATGCCTTATTTCCGCAGAAGAATGGTATGGGAGATACTTCATCAGCAGCTGCTATGA